The Gouania willdenowi chromosome 22, fGouWil2.1, whole genome shotgun sequence nucleotide sequence TTACCTTTTTGTGGCACCAACTATACTTAGAGTCGCCCAACTAGTGCTACCTTTGAAATAAGTGTCACATTTTCCGCTACTTACATTCAAATgtaaaacataattttgtttaaaaatatgaaatgagattttcatttatttttttctaaataaataaaagaaatcttAAGCTGGGCTGAACATATTCCACAGCCGTTGGAGTTCAGTGTCAAAGTGCAATGAACTAGGGATGTCGCGATACAACACTTTACagtacgataccgatattgcagccttgggtattggccgatattgatctgatacaaTATCTACATGAAtcttaaatacttttattacctattttgcattgtggaatgttagaataGGCTTGTTCAAGTGATATTTCtttaaacagagaacaatagtcagataCAACAggtatgaaaaaaagaaatttctttaatattaaccaatgggttacctACATTTTACCCTAAAAcaaagaatattctacaattgaataaaataatatatatgttaaaaaagaagaccTGGACTAGTAGTCTAAATAAAtcagataaaaagaaaaaaatatatagatttttaaagtgcaaaaagtagTATAGTGTAAAAATAATCACTACCGGTAGTTTAACTTAAAACATAAGcctattctacaatttaatagaataaataaaataataaattacaagtCCTTGGAAAATAACCTCAATGAATGGAGTAACAACTAATTTTGTATCAGAGTGTTTTTATCTGAGATTTTAAATCTAGGCTGATATATAAtctgcagccattttttttgctgatatcaacatcagatcagttcATCCTTACATTGAATGTATGAATtggaaaaacaagcaattttGGTTTTATGTAATTAGAAAAACTTCTTTAACACTCATTTAAAAACCTTAATTGAGGAGAAACTCAACagtattgagttttttttttttttttagcttactACAGTTATTATTAGCTTTTTATAATGAAGTAATTGAGGTAATCTGTAAAGATGAATAAACATATAACAGGACAAACCAATGGTATTTTCAGTCACTTTCAGGGGGTGAGagatgcagttttttttcccacagatAAACAGGTGTGCAGTGTGTTCTTGTCATTTATCCATTTATTCTCTCTCTACAGCGGCTCTTCCCAGTGCCATCCTCACTCTGAGGTTCAAACCTTACCAGAGAGGGATCTACTGCGATGACGAGAGCATCAGTTATCCATACAGGAGAGAGACCATCACCAATGGAACTATGGCTGCAGTCACCATCACATGCTCTGTGGTCATTGTGAGTCCACCCTCATACCCCCATACCCTCATACCCTCATACCCTCATACCCATACACCTGTGCAGAAGTGTGAGCACTCCTCATTACTGCTCCACTGGAAACCATTTAGAACTTTTCTTTCAGCGTACATGAGGGACAGTCTGAAATATTCCAGAATTCACTACAAATGGGAATTTGAGTCATGCAGACGAGAGGCTGACATTGTGTTAGGATTCCCACGGTTTGACAGTGTTCCCATGGGATGGaagtaataatgttttttagctCTGAACCAAATCTTTGCGTTGCACTTGATAAAATTCATCAAAGACCAAATAGTTTAGCTCAATATTTAGTTTGCTGTGTGGATGTTGAGTGTGTGATCAGTGTGATCAGctgtgagcctcttactgtcctaaTAGCAGATGATACATGCTtccatgtctctaaaacatcagaaagctctccaataacacaagataaagtccctagaTTTGTTACTACTATGGAGAAAAACAATCTccaagagttccacagtgtgcacCTTCGCGCAAAGTGTTCCCAAGAACACCAGTAAGTTttgttcaggaggggaggggcgagCGTGGAGCGTCTAAacattctacatactgcagctttaagggaaatattatgtagtAGTTTGAGGAAAATCGAGGGATTTTGTGAGaactttgatgtttttgttaacattaaaaatgacaatcatgcaatataagaaCTGGGAAAACACCTGTTTCATTTACATCATCTATGAAGTTTTCActgtctcctgtgggccgaattggatgcttgAAAGGGCCGGATATGGCCCcctggccatgagtttgacacatgtgcattAGGAGGGTAACTATTAGCTAATTGCAGGGTGGGACCAGGTTTGGCTGATGCGTTGCACATTCAACCGTTGCCCGATTTCTTGAAACGTTTTGTTGACATGTCGGTTGTCAAACATGGAAATTTGCGTATTTTTGGCGTTTGGGGAATTCTTTACTGACTGAtggaaaaactacatttttatgGTGATTGGAAATATTGAGACAACAGGCtcagagttgttgacatttatttCAGTCACTTCTCTAAACACATCATCTAACATCAAACCGATAGTGATTTTCTAAATTTAGATGCAATAAATCAAGCTGTTGCTGGATTGTGGGAGAAGCACTCGGAGGATACCCACGCACAAAAACCAGATCGGCCTGCAGGTTCCAACAAGAAACTTGTTGTGAGGAAAATGTCAAAGAGTAAAAAAAGTTccataacaaaaataatcatcgTGTGAAATTACAGACCTGCTGCAAAGATGCGTTTCCTATTTTTTCGTCAACTGTAACAAGTCTGTTCTCTCCACAGATCACAATAGGAGAGGCTTACCTGGTGCACACCAAACGTCTGCACTCCAACTCCCAGTTCAACCAGTATGTGGCTACCCTTTACAAAGTGGTTGGAACCTTCCTGTTTGGAGCCGTCGTCAGCCAATCGCTGACTGACCTGGCCAAGTTCACCATCGGCCGTCCCCGTCCACACTTCCTGTCAGTTTGCGCACCGATCAGCTGTAACGGATACATGCTGCAAATCAACTGCACTGGCAACCCACGCAACGTGACAGAAGCCAGGTGTGCTGCATTCCCACCATTCACTGTCCCAGCACCGCACCACACAGGAACCATGACCTTTACAAGCACAACAACATGACATCACACATTTAACCCTGAAAACTAATATGTTACGTTAGGTCAGGGGTGCCCAAGTCCAGTCCTGGGGACAGGCgcgtctcacccgtgggggatgGGGCAGATGCCACATCTGcacttttataaaaacaaatattcatccccctcactattttacagagggattcgtggttaaagctgcagtttgtagaatcttCTCTCCGCTCCGCTTTTCCCTTATTCCCTTACAGGTATattttgtgaacgctcttaACGACtattttctcaatagagacataGCGTCAAATGTAGGGACATaaatgcacgtatcactctgtagttactgcccgTCGGCTTGTCCCcgccacaagcacacacaaagGGGGCTGTGATCTCAGCTCCCTGAGGGAAAGCCACATtcagactgtaaaatgaattcacctttaataagcttctcttaggtttacacacgATTTATCCTGTCTGTTCTCGCTCTCCCTCtgaagccagtgtgtgtgtgtgtgtgtgtgcggcggACCTCCACAGTCATGGAGATTCGCGCAGTTAACCGCAGTTTCAAAGCCCCGATCTCATAATGGCAAAAATTAAACTGTGCTTTTTGTGCAAAGTTTAAAACATTCATAAACGTCTGCTTCACTTGTTGGCAAGAGAATcagatctttttatttatttattttttgcaactttcttttgatttgtttttgaacAATCATAAAATTAGaaggaaaaactaaataaatcaatttaaaacaaaagaaaaatacaataaaaataaaattactcatatatattttttttttttacaatccaCTGTTaaccttttttaacatttttttttaatctttacagCGTACATGTTAGGCTGGAAACTTGcacaaatacattatattaacattcaacaatatatattatatcccaacattttgattatttctgtatttacGTTTTTCCAgtagttaattattttttaacacttCCAGAACAAATGATTatgatcagggttggggtcaattattgtaattaagttttcaattacccatgttcaattacgattaaagtgagcagcattttttccaattacaattgaattacatttatttttatttaaaagcgcttttcaaGTGACTCACAGACACTTTACAGGTTAAAAACATCAATCTAtgatctaatttctttcccatctgttggttaccttgttagttttactaatcaatgaaaatataggtttggATATTTTGGGTGGAGGCAAAGCAAAAGCGATctgttcctcctcagtgtttgtgagtttattctgttgcttctccacttcggtctgcctttttccgcttgatttgccgtgtaaccaTTGTGCCCAACGCTGTTATGGGAACTTTTGGTGGAACGTCCGCAAATGCACGTTTATTACTGACGGTCCGTGAAcgcgcctgacttcagtcgagcagccaatagaaacgcccaaaacagctcatggagcccacgtgtttgtagaaagatggCTGACATCCAGCATCATGCTCCTGGATTTATGAACTTCATTTACAGAACCATGAGAAGCAGATTCACTGtacactcagaacactttggactacaatatgctcaaagatgattatggatatttgaccaaatgatgccaaaaaaaaaaatttacaaactgcagctttaaataagcaaaatgtgccaaacaaaaatgaaaaaatgtaagaaaacaagtggtatttattgggcaaaaggtagcttatttggatgaaaaaaattgttaaacaaagggcaaaaatgtgataaaagtgtcaaaaacaacttgcaaaaattgataaaaaaattaggaacaaaggaagttgcaaaatggttaaagaaaaaagtagaaaggggttaaaaagttcccccttttaagattttctgggggaataatagttaaaatgaacacaaagagccacatgttgagtatcagtgacttaataacagctttatcatggttttagtacaTTAATTTAGTAAACTAAATTAGGAGTCGATGGTTGCCCTATCCTTAGAACGCCCTTGCCCCCTAACCCACATATCTTACATGCTACCCTGGTCCACCACAGATGATTGTAAATACTGTAACCGTGTCATTTTGAATTGCAAATTCTGAAAGAActctaataaaaactataataagGATTGGACAATCTGCAGCATTTCTAATCACTGACATCTTTTTGTCCCTCAGGTTGTCCTTTTACTCCGGCCACTCGTCCTTTGGGATGTACTGCATGCTCTTTCTCTCGGTATGTGACACTTtgtgctgctgtgaaacctctgtttaCGAAAAACATACACGAGTGAACCAAAACAGCGGAAGGTGGCCAACGCGGTGGTTTGGCTCCACATTAAAAA carries:
- the LOC114456233 gene encoding phospholipid phosphatase 2-like, whose product is MTEQRKKLILVVVDVLCVLVAALPSAILTLRFKPYQRGIYCDDESISYPYRRETITNGTMAAVTITCSVVIITIGEAYLVHTKRLHSNSQFNQYVATLYKVVGTFLFGAVVSQSLTDLAKFTIGRPRPHFLSVCAPISCNGYMLQINCTGNPRNVTEARLSFYSGHSSFGMYCMLFLSLYVQARMQGKWTRLVRPTIQFFLVAFSFYVGYTRVSDNKHHYSDVLVGLLQGALIAVLTVRYVSDFFKHRPPLLTRPEQAEVQQLEHKPSPQPSDSRPENHYNCSGPA